Proteins encoded within one genomic window of Streptomyces sp. NBC_01314:
- a CDS encoding GDSL-type esterase/lipase family protein, with protein sequence MPTNSSVPTNPSVPTNPSVPHWITIPLTADLLRGALELERTEHGVLPHRLPARARAQCADPQLAVVESQPSGVRLVFRTRATAVELDALRTKRTYVGAPPRPDGLYDLLVDGRLTARASVPDGNTITVDMTDGTSEHRPGPPGTVTFTDLPAGLKTIEIWLPHNETTELVALRTDAPVEPAPDPGRRVWLHHGSSISHGSDAAGPTEIWPAHAASLGGVELINLGLGGSALLDLFTARAMRDTPADLISVKIGINLVNHDVMRLRAFTSAVHGFLDTIRDGHPTAPLLVVSPILCPIHEDTPGPSAPDLTGLAEGRLRFKAMGDPDDPTPGKLTLRVIRDELSAIVAQRSPEDPNLHYLDGLALYGESEATTLPLPDDLHPDAETHLQIGRRFAELAFEGEGAFTP encoded by the coding sequence ATGCCCACGAATTCCTCGGTACCCACGAACCCCTCGGTCCCCACAAACCCTTCGGTCCCCCACTGGATCACCATCCCCCTCACCGCCGACCTCCTGCGCGGCGCCCTGGAGTTGGAGCGCACCGAGCACGGAGTGCTGCCCCACCGGCTGCCGGCCCGGGCCCGCGCCCAGTGCGCCGACCCGCAGCTGGCCGTGGTCGAGTCGCAGCCCTCCGGCGTACGACTGGTCTTCCGCACCCGCGCCACCGCCGTCGAACTGGACGCCCTGCGCACCAAGCGGACCTATGTGGGCGCCCCGCCCCGCCCGGACGGCCTGTACGACCTCCTCGTCGACGGCCGGCTGACCGCCAGGGCGAGCGTGCCGGACGGCAACACCATCACCGTCGACATGACCGACGGAACGTCGGAGCACCGCCCGGGCCCGCCCGGCACCGTGACCTTCACGGACCTCCCCGCCGGCCTCAAGACGATCGAGATCTGGCTCCCGCACAACGAGACCACCGAACTCGTCGCCCTGCGCACCGACGCCCCCGTCGAGCCCGCCCCGGATCCGGGCCGCAGGGTCTGGCTGCACCACGGCAGCTCGATCAGCCACGGCTCCGACGCCGCCGGTCCCACCGAGATCTGGCCCGCCCACGCCGCGTCCCTGGGCGGCGTCGAGCTGATCAACCTGGGCCTCGGCGGCAGCGCCCTCCTGGACCTCTTCACCGCCCGCGCCATGCGGGACACCCCCGCCGACCTGATCAGCGTCAAGATCGGCATCAACCTCGTGAACCACGACGTGATGCGGCTGCGCGCCTTCACCTCCGCCGTCCACGGCTTCCTCGACACGATCCGTGACGGCCACCCCACCGCCCCGCTCCTCGTCGTCTCCCCGATCCTCTGCCCCATCCACGAGGACACCCCCGGCCCCAGCGCCCCCGACCTCACCGGCCTCGCCGAGGGCCGCCTCCGCTTCAAAGCCATGGGCGACCCGGACGACCCCACCCCCGGCAAGCTGACCCTCCGAGTCATCCGCGACGAACTCTCGGCGATCGTGGCCCAGCGCTCTCCCGAAGACCCCAACCTCCACTACCTCGACGGCCTCGCCCTCTACGGCGAGTCCGAGGCCACCACCCTCCCGCTCCCGGACGACCTGCACCCGGACGCCGAGACCCACCTTCAGATCGGCAGGCGTTTCGCGGAGCTGGCCTTTGAAGGAGAGGGTGCCTTCACCCCGTAA
- a CDS encoding IS200/IS605 family accessory protein TnpB-related protein, whose translation MGGLRSIASPLVASGPSGVAVRTRLKQLTPGDEKVLRLVGAHLGSLASKDLRTRCRDGLSHSGETWAVRKRELTPLSSSRWAGSITKATHDQWALARRCQLAHIQNLEAGVRTIEDRLSLPVGQKGTKKAPGGYRSRREWHAKSRRLRVLEDRLTVARADREAGIVHVVRGGKRLARTRHHLEGAQLTESQWRGRWEAERWFCQADGESGKRYGNETIRISPDGEASIKLPAPLAHLANAPHGRYVLACRVAFAHRGGEWADRVAANRAIAYRIHLDTGRDRWYLTASWQLTPTPALPLEAALAHGVIGVDMNADHLAAWRLDTHGNPTGSPRRFFYDLTGTADHRDAQVRHALTRLLHWARDCGVKAIAVEDLDFAAEKTREKHGRRTRFRRLISGMPTGKLRARLASMADQTGISVIAVDPAYTSRWGAQHWQKPLTTTTRTTTRHEAAAVAIGRRAQGHPIRRRTAPPPHDQSDRAGHRTVQAGPGVLGREGTRPRIPGPRTRSVPPGRGANAGNQNAQHRPGRSAEHDFWQQDSLPLSL comes from the coding sequence GTGGGTGGGCTGAGGAGCATCGCGTCGCCGCTCGTCGCGTCCGGTCCGAGCGGTGTGGCTGTTCGGACCCGCCTGAAGCAGCTGACGCCCGGTGATGAGAAGGTGCTGCGTCTGGTGGGCGCGCATCTGGGGTCGCTGGCCTCGAAGGACCTCAGGACACGGTGCCGGGACGGCCTGTCGCATTCCGGTGAGACGTGGGCGGTGCGTAAGCGGGAGCTGACGCCGCTGTCGTCGTCACGGTGGGCGGGCAGCATCACCAAGGCCACGCACGACCAGTGGGCGCTGGCCCGGCGCTGCCAGCTCGCGCACATCCAGAACCTGGAAGCCGGTGTCCGCACCATCGAGGACCGGTTGTCCCTGCCGGTCGGGCAGAAGGGGACGAAGAAGGCGCCTGGGGGTTACCGGTCCCGGCGGGAGTGGCACGCGAAGTCGCGGCGGCTGCGGGTGCTTGAGGACCGGCTGACGGTCGCGCGGGCCGACCGTGAGGCCGGCATCGTGCACGTCGTGCGCGGTGGCAAGCGTCTGGCCCGTACCCGGCACCACCTGGAGGGGGCCCAGCTCACGGAGTCGCAGTGGCGGGGGCGGTGGGAGGCGGAGCGCTGGTTCTGCCAGGCGGACGGGGAGTCCGGCAAGCGCTACGGCAACGAGACCATCCGCATCAGCCCCGACGGCGAGGCGAGCATCAAACTCCCCGCGCCGCTGGCGCATTTGGCGAACGCCCCGCACGGCCGCTATGTCCTGGCGTGCCGGGTCGCGTTCGCGCACCGGGGCGGCGAGTGGGCCGACCGCGTCGCGGCCAACCGGGCCATCGCCTACCGCATCCACCTCGATACCGGCCGGGACCGCTGGTACCTGACCGCGTCCTGGCAGCTCACGCCCACCCCCGCCCTCCCGCTGGAGGCCGCGCTCGCCCATGGGGTGATCGGCGTCGACATGAACGCCGACCACCTTGCCGCCTGGCGCCTGGACACCCATGGCAACCCCACCGGCAGCCCGCGCCGCTTCTTCTACGACCTGACCGGCACCGCCGACCACCGCGACGCCCAGGTCCGCCACGCCCTCACCCGACTGCTGCACTGGGCCCGCGACTGTGGTGTGAAGGCGATCGCGGTGGAGGACCTGGACTTCGCCGCGGAGAAGACCCGAGAGAAACACGGCCGCCGCACACGCTTCCGCCGGCTCATCTCCGGCATGCCCACTGGCAAGCTCCGTGCCCGGCTGGCTTCGATGGCCGATCAGACGGGGATCTCGGTCATCGCCGTCGATCCGGCCTACACCAGCCGGTGGGGTGCCCAGCACTGGCAGAAACCCCTCACCACCACAACCCGCACAACCACTCGCCACGAGGCAGCTGCCGTGGCGATCGGAAGGCGCGCCCAGGGACACCCGATCCGGCGACGGACGGCACCGCCCCCACACGACCAGAGCGATCGTGCGGGGCATCGGACCGTCCAGGCCGGGCCAGGCGTCCTTGGGCGTGAGGGAACCCGCCCCCGCATTCCCGGACCACGGACACGATCCGTGCCGCCCGGACGCGGAGCGAACGCGGGCAACCAGAACGCCCAGCACCGTCCGGGGCGTTCGGCTGAGCATGATTTCTGGCAACAGGACTCACTCCCGCTCAGTCTTTAG
- a CDS encoding EI24 domain-containing protein, translated as MRDLGVGFQYLVQGQRWVARHGKQYGFGLIPGLITLVLYLGALVALAVWGPDFVTWATPFADDWSSPWPGLFRGFLTAVLFALALALAVITFTAVTLLIGQPFYENLSEKVDRDVSPDGSAPESDLPLWQELWISGRDSLRVVGRALLWAVLLFGLGFVPFIGQTVVPVVGFFVTGFFLTEELTAVALQRRSVELRDRLALLRSRKMLIWGFGTPLALSFLVPFVAVFLMPGAVAGATLMARDLLGEETTDEDERNHAPVGHPNPMFRKPEVGA; from the coding sequence ATGCGCGATCTAGGGGTGGGTTTCCAGTACCTCGTCCAGGGCCAACGCTGGGTGGCCCGGCACGGGAAGCAGTACGGCTTCGGCCTGATCCCAGGCCTGATCACACTCGTCCTCTACCTCGGCGCCCTGGTGGCACTCGCCGTCTGGGGCCCGGACTTCGTCACCTGGGCCACCCCCTTCGCGGACGACTGGTCCAGCCCCTGGCCGGGCCTCTTCCGCGGCTTCCTCACCGCCGTCCTGTTCGCGCTCGCCCTGGCCCTCGCGGTCATCACCTTCACCGCCGTGACCCTCCTCATCGGCCAGCCCTTCTACGAGAACCTCTCGGAGAAGGTCGACCGGGACGTCTCACCGGACGGCTCCGCACCGGAGTCCGACCTGCCGCTGTGGCAGGAGTTGTGGATCTCCGGCCGGGACAGCCTCCGTGTCGTCGGGCGGGCGCTCCTGTGGGCCGTCCTGCTCTTCGGCCTCGGCTTCGTCCCGTTCATCGGCCAGACCGTCGTCCCCGTGGTCGGCTTCTTCGTGACCGGCTTCTTCCTCACCGAGGAACTGACCGCCGTCGCCCTCCAGCGCCGCAGCGTCGAACTCCGCGACCGCCTCGCCCTCCTGCGCTCCCGCAAGATGCTCATCTGGGGCTTCGGCACCCCGCTGGCCCTCTCCTTCCTGGTGCCGTTCGTCGCCGTCTTCCTGATGCCGGGCGCGGTCGCGGGCGCCACCCTCATGGCCCGCGACCTGCTCGGCGAGGAGACGACCGACGAGGACGAGCGGAACCACGCCCCCGTCGGCCACCCGAACCCCATGTTCCGCAAGCCCGAGGTCGGCGCCTGA
- a CDS encoding pyroglutamyl peptidase, giving the protein MGLAALLAGLCAPTSASASASTSASASLSASSAAALTVEEQRLDRAVPQEILRRSEFDSVAPGFGRALDGARSYAQAERIVVRQGARLWTRAVDRAQGRGSADGDLSRDDDRPLYWARLGMTREVRGWEPEFELSDRQRAVLLGKLERSSRGQDSLRYPRGGKGVKRILVTGFDPFTLDRDVRISNPSGATALALDGTVIRTADGPARIETAVFPVRWQDFADGTVERTLRRQLPRVDLFATVSQGRVGRFDVERTNGAWRGGFADNDNIGRTGTVPVTDPATQPQWTTTTLPYADIIAANTGRFPVYDNTSVTEIPAGGTAAVVRPDGPTPGSTARAGGGGDYLSNEIAYRATLLRDRLGLGASLPGGHVHTPVLQFGAGNTNPATGTVTDPEFVRNRLDIIAQVRAIVTVAVNGSTV; this is encoded by the coding sequence ATCGGACTGGCAGCCCTGCTGGCCGGTCTCTGCGCCCCCACCTCCGCCTCTGCCTCCGCATCTACTTCTGCCTCCGCCTCGCTCTCGGCCTCTTCGGCGGCGGCACTCACCGTCGAGGAACAGCGGCTCGACCGGGCGGTGCCTCAGGAGATCCTGCGGCGGTCCGAATTCGACAGCGTGGCCCCGGGGTTCGGGCGGGCGCTGGACGGGGCGCGGTCGTACGCGCAGGCCGAGCGGATCGTCGTACGGCAGGGTGCGCGGTTGTGGACGCGGGCCGTGGACCGGGCGCAGGGGCGGGGGTCGGCCGACGGTGATCTGAGCCGGGACGACGACCGGCCCTTGTACTGGGCACGGTTGGGGATGACGCGGGAAGTACGGGGATGGGAGCCGGAGTTCGAACTGTCCGATCGTCAGAGAGCCGTGTTGCTCGGCAAGTTGGAGCGGTCGTCGCGCGGGCAGGACTCTCTTCGCTATCCCCGGGGCGGCAAGGGCGTGAAGCGGATTCTCGTCACCGGGTTCGATCCGTTCACGCTGGACCGGGACGTGCGGATCTCCAACCCGTCCGGGGCCACGGCCCTCGCCCTCGACGGAACGGTGATCCGGACCGCCGACGGACCCGCGCGCATCGAGACGGCCGTCTTCCCCGTCCGCTGGCAGGACTTCGCCGACGGCACGGTCGAGCGCACCCTCCGTCGGCAGTTGCCGCGCGTGGACCTCTTCGCGACCGTCAGCCAGGGCCGGGTGGGCCGTTTCGACGTCGAGCGGACCAACGGGGCCTGGCGCGGCGGCTTCGCCGACAACGACAACATCGGCCGCACCGGGACCGTCCCGGTGACCGACCCCGCCACCCAGCCCCAGTGGACGACCACGACCCTGCCGTACGCGGACATCATCGCCGCGAACACCGGCCGCTTCCCGGTGTACGACAACACGAGCGTGACCGAGATCCCGGCGGGCGGCACGGCGGCGGTCGTACGGCCTGACGGACCGACGCCGGGATCGACCGCGCGGGCCGGAGGCGGCGGCGACTACCTCTCCAACGAGATCGCCTACCGGGCGACGCTCCTGCGCGACCGGCTGGGGCTGGGCGCCTCCCTGCCGGGCGGGCATGTGCACACGCCCGTCCTGCAGTTCGGCGCCGGCAACACGAACCCGGCGACCGGGACGGTCACCGATCCCGAGTTCGTACGCAACCGGCTGGACATCATCGCGCAGGTGCGGGCGATCGTGACCGTGGCGGTCAATGGCTCGACCGTGTGA
- a CDS encoding TetR/AcrR family transcriptional regulator, producing MSGMSGTSRTRGVRGAERRAEIVLAALEVIAERGYRGASMAAIAERVGLTQQGLLHYFPTKDALLVAVLEERDRWDAVPDSALRLDLLGSLVEYNAMRPGIVQTFSALLGESVTEGHPAREFFTERYGRVRGAMAEVLRTEYGDRLPSGLTPERAAPLLVAVMDGLQYQWLLDPEAVDMPGAFRDFLALLGEDVG from the coding sequence ATGAGCGGCATGAGCGGCACCAGCAGGACCCGGGGCGTCAGGGGTGCGGAGCGGCGCGCGGAGATCGTGCTGGCGGCCCTGGAAGTGATCGCCGAACGCGGTTACCGGGGCGCGAGCATGGCCGCGATCGCCGAACGCGTCGGGCTCACCCAGCAGGGGCTGCTGCACTACTTCCCCACCAAGGACGCGCTGCTCGTCGCCGTCCTGGAGGAACGGGACCGGTGGGACGCCGTGCCCGACAGCGCGCTGCGGCTCGACCTGCTGGGCTCCCTCGTCGAGTACAACGCCATGCGGCCCGGCATCGTCCAGACCTTCTCCGCCCTGCTCGGCGAGAGCGTCACCGAAGGGCATCCCGCGCGGGAGTTCTTCACGGAGCGGTACGGGCGGGTGCGGGGGGCCATGGCGGAGGTGCTGCGCACCGAGTACGGCGACCGGCTGCCGAGCGGACTCACGCCGGAGCGGGCGGCGCCGCTGCTGGTGGCCGTGATGGACGGCCTGCAGTACCAGTGGCTGCTGGACCCGGAGGCCGTGGACATGCCGGGGGCGTTCCGGGACTTCCTGGCGTTGCTGGGCGAGGACGTGGGCTGA
- a CDS encoding glycoside hydrolase family 3 protein, with protein MAAYPGTHPTPADETREAAVDKALARLDLDAKARLLSGQDMWTLPALPEIGLDSLVMSDGPIGVRGVRWTADDPSVALPSPTALAATWDPELARRAGVLLAQEARRKGVHVLLAPTVNLHRSPLGGRHFEAYSEDPYLTGEIGSGYVTGVQSGGVGTTVKHFVANDAETDRFTVNNLVGERALRELYLAPFEAIVANAHPWGIMTAYNTVNGTTMTEHRYLVNEVLRGEWGFDGYNVSDWMAARSTAGALTGGLDVAMPGPVTVYGEALATAVRAGEVEEAEVDEAVRRVLRLAARVGILEGADPVVTELPAPVDGEALAREIARRSFVLVRNEVRDGRATLPLKPGATVALIGAAARDARILGGGSATVFPSRVVSPLDGLTTALPEGALTYAVGADPNEELAVADKGFALRAVCRDTTGTVLGTGSAPNGQIQWMGSDLPDGVTHATLHTVELTGTFTPRETGTHTFGIKGLGAFTLTVDGTTHFDDVQTTDTDDPFVSFFGAPVPQAQVELTAGTPVDISLTHVVALPADAPFKVITFALCHQDPQADPDDLIAEAVEAARAADTAVVVVATTDRVESEGFDRKDLDLPGRQDDLVRAVAAANPDTVVVINSGSPVELPWRDDVAAVLLTWFPGQEGGAALADVLTGTHEPGGRLPTTWGSLPDAPVTRVAPTSGELPYDEDVFIGYRAWDKHTATPSYPFGHGLGYTDWTYESIEVTGTTATVRVRNTGTREGRETIQLYLAPTTPDDNRPTRWLAGFATVAAAPGETAEAVIHLPRRAFEIWDETANSWAYVKGSYEVEAGRSIEDRRVTATIEA; from the coding sequence ATGGCGGCATACCCGGGTACCCACCCCACCCCGGCCGACGAGACGCGCGAAGCGGCCGTGGACAAGGCCCTGGCCAGGCTGGACCTCGACGCCAAGGCGAGGCTCCTCTCCGGCCAGGACATGTGGACCCTGCCCGCCCTCCCCGAGATCGGCCTGGACTCCCTCGTCATGTCCGACGGCCCCATCGGTGTACGCGGGGTGCGCTGGACCGCCGACGACCCGTCCGTCGCGCTGCCCTCGCCGACCGCCCTCGCCGCCACCTGGGACCCCGAACTCGCCCGCCGGGCAGGCGTGCTGCTGGCCCAGGAGGCCCGCCGCAAGGGCGTCCACGTCCTCCTCGCCCCCACGGTCAACCTGCACCGCTCCCCGCTGGGCGGCCGCCACTTCGAGGCGTACAGCGAGGACCCGTACCTCACGGGCGAGATCGGTTCGGGCTATGTGACCGGTGTGCAGTCCGGCGGAGTCGGCACCACGGTCAAGCACTTCGTGGCCAACGACGCCGAGACCGACCGCTTCACGGTGAACAACCTGGTCGGTGAACGCGCCCTGCGCGAGCTGTACCTGGCACCCTTCGAGGCGATCGTGGCGAACGCCCACCCCTGGGGCATCATGACCGCCTACAACACGGTCAACGGCACCACGATGACCGAGCACCGCTACCTCGTGAACGAGGTCCTGCGCGGCGAGTGGGGCTTCGACGGCTACAACGTCTCCGACTGGATGGCCGCCCGTTCCACGGCCGGCGCCCTCACCGGCGGCCTCGACGTGGCCATGCCCGGCCCGGTCACCGTCTACGGCGAGGCCCTGGCGACCGCCGTCCGCGCGGGTGAGGTCGAGGAGGCCGAGGTCGACGAGGCGGTCCGCCGGGTCCTGCGTCTGGCCGCCCGCGTCGGCATCCTGGAGGGCGCCGACCCGGTGGTCACCGAACTCCCCGCCCCGGTCGACGGTGAGGCCCTGGCCCGCGAGATCGCCCGCCGGTCCTTCGTCCTCGTCCGCAACGAGGTACGGGACGGCAGGGCGACGCTGCCCCTGAAACCCGGCGCCACGGTCGCGCTCATCGGCGCCGCGGCCCGCGACGCCCGCATCCTCGGCGGCGGCTCCGCCACGGTCTTCCCCTCCCGCGTCGTCTCCCCCCTCGATGGCCTCACCACCGCCCTCCCCGAGGGCGCGCTGACGTACGCCGTCGGCGCGGACCCCAACGAGGAACTCGCCGTCGCCGACAAGGGATTCGCCCTCCGGGCCGTCTGCCGCGACACCACCGGCACGGTCCTCGGCACCGGCTCCGCCCCCAACGGCCAGATCCAGTGGATGGGTTCGGACCTCCCCGACGGCGTCACCCATGCCACCCTGCACACCGTCGAGCTGACCGGCACCTTCACCCCGCGCGAGACCGGCACGCACACCTTCGGCATCAAGGGCCTGGGCGCCTTCACCCTCACCGTCGACGGCACGACCCACTTCGACGACGTCCAGACCACCGACACGGACGACCCCTTCGTGTCGTTCTTCGGCGCACCCGTCCCCCAGGCCCAGGTCGAACTGACGGCGGGCACCCCCGTCGACATCTCCCTCACCCACGTCGTGGCGCTCCCAGCCGACGCCCCCTTCAAGGTCATCACCTTCGCCCTCTGCCACCAGGACCCGCAGGCCGACCCCGACGACCTGATCGCCGAGGCCGTCGAGGCCGCCCGCGCCGCCGACACGGCCGTCGTCGTGGTCGCCACCACCGACCGCGTCGAGTCCGAGGGCTTCGACCGCAAGGATCTCGACCTCCCCGGCCGCCAGGACGACCTGGTCCGCGCGGTGGCCGCCGCCAACCCCGACACCGTCGTGGTCATCAACTCCGGCTCCCCGGTGGAACTCCCGTGGCGCGACGACGTCGCCGCTGTCCTCCTCACCTGGTTCCCCGGCCAGGAGGGCGGCGCCGCCCTCGCCGACGTCCTCACCGGCACCCACGAGCCCGGCGGCCGCCTCCCCACCACCTGGGGCTCCCTCCCGGACGCCCCCGTCACCCGGGTCGCCCCGACCTCCGGTGAACTCCCCTACGACGAGGATGTCTTCATCGGCTACCGAGCCTGGGACAAGCACACCGCGACCCCCTCGTACCCCTTCGGTCACGGCCTGGGCTACACCGACTGGACGTACGAGTCCATCGAGGTGACGGGCACGACGGCGACGGTACGAGTCCGCAACACGGGCACACGCGAAGGCCGAGAGACCATCCAGCTCTACCTGGCCCCCACGACCCCGGACGACAACCGCCCGACCCGCTGGCTGGCAGGTTTCGCGACGGTGGCGGCGGCCCCCGGCGAGACGGCGGAGGCGGTCATCCACCTCCCGCGCCGAGCCTTCGAGATCTGGGACGAGACGGCCAACTCATGGGCATACGTGAAGGGTTCGTACGAGGTGGAGGCGGGCCGCTCGATCGAGGACCGCCGCGTTACCGCGACGATCGAGGCATAG
- a CDS encoding aldose epimerase family protein gives MSELFGTLSDGTPVHRWTLERGGTRVRILTYGGIVQSVEVPDRHGRSADVVLGFADLDGYLRHQGPFFGALIGRYANRIAGGRFTLDGQAYELARNNPPNSLHGGPLGFDKRVWEAEGVEGAPGVRLSRVSPDGEEGFPGRLEVSVTYTLEEDGSALRIAYEAVTDAPTVVNLTNHSYWNLAGAGTGSAGGHELWIAASRVTPVDADLIPTGEPAEVEGTRFDFRVARKVGSGYDHNFVLDKGVTGSAEVVAELWEAGSGRVLRVATTEPGTQLYTADHLEGAFGPGDGIALETQHFPDSPNRPRFPSTELRPGAVYRSETVYGFGVRS, from the coding sequence ATGAGTGAACTTTTCGGCACACTTTCCGACGGCACGCCCGTTCACCGCTGGACGCTGGAGCGGGGCGGCACCCGGGTGCGGATCCTGACGTACGGCGGGATCGTGCAGTCGGTGGAGGTTCCGGACCGTCATGGGCGGTCGGCGGACGTGGTGTTGGGGTTCGCCGACCTCGACGGGTACCTCCGCCACCAGGGGCCGTTCTTCGGGGCGCTCATCGGCCGGTACGCCAACCGGATCGCCGGGGGGCGGTTCACCCTCGACGGGCAGGCGTACGAGCTGGCGCGCAACAACCCGCCGAACTCGTTGCACGGTGGCCCGCTCGGCTTTGACAAGCGCGTGTGGGAGGCGGAGGGCGTCGAGGGCGCGCCCGGAGTACGGCTGTCGCGGGTGAGTCCGGACGGGGAAGAGGGCTTTCCGGGGCGGCTGGAGGTCTCCGTCACGTACACGCTGGAGGAGGACGGGAGTGCGCTGCGGATCGCGTACGAGGCGGTCACCGACGCGCCGACCGTCGTGAACCTCACCAACCACTCGTACTGGAATCTGGCGGGGGCCGGCACCGGGAGTGCGGGTGGGCACGAGCTGTGGATCGCCGCGTCGCGGGTCACGCCGGTGGACGCGGATCTGATTCCGACAGGTGAACCGGCGGAGGTGGAGGGGACCCGGTTCGACTTCCGGGTGGCTCGGAAGGTGGGGAGTGGGTACGACCACAACTTCGTGCTCGACAAGGGGGTCACGGGGAGCGCGGAGGTGGTGGCCGAGCTGTGGGAGGCGGGGTCGGGGCGGGTGTTGAGGGTGGCCACGACCGAGCCGGGGACGCAGCTCTATACGGCGGATCATCTGGAGGGCGCGTTCGGGCCCGGGGACGGGATCGCGTTGGAGACGCAGCACTTCCCTGATTCGCCGAACCGGCCGCGGTTTCCGAGTACGGAGCTGCGGCCGGGGGCGGTTTACCGGTCGGAGACGGTGTATGGGTTCGGGGTGCGTTCGTAG
- a CDS encoding SGNH/GDSL hydrolase family protein: protein MRKRRHRSRAVFGAALAAVLLAVTGCDATGGDSPGPKGTESKASPSASPTPAWDSTPESLAAVGDSITRGFDACQVLSDCPEVSWATGSDASVDSLAVRLLGTAGAAQRSWNYAVTGARMADLPSQVARAVSRKPELVTVMIGANDACRATAADMTPLADFRADFEDAMTSLRDSLPRTQVFVASVPDLKRLWSKGRTNPVGKQVWKLGICPSMLADPDLLTTAAGQRRDAVQDRVEEYNDILREVCAEDRYCRYDGDAVFDYRFGQTQLSQWDWFHPSVDGQARLAEIAYRIISRKGA, encoded by the coding sequence ATGCGGAAGCGACGTCACCGTTCGAGGGCGGTGTTCGGCGCGGCCTTGGCGGCGGTCCTGCTGGCCGTGACCGGCTGTGACGCCACCGGTGGCGACTCCCCCGGCCCGAAGGGGACGGAGTCGAAGGCCAGTCCCTCCGCATCGCCCACCCCCGCCTGGGACAGCACCCCCGAGTCGCTGGCCGCCGTCGGCGACTCCATCACCCGCGGCTTCGACGCGTGCCAGGTGCTCTCCGACTGCCCCGAGGTGTCCTGGGCGACCGGCAGCGACGCCTCGGTCGACAGTCTCGCCGTACGGCTGCTGGGCACGGCCGGAGCTGCACAGCGGAGCTGGAACTACGCGGTGACCGGGGCCCGGATGGCCGACCTGCCGAGCCAGGTGGCCCGGGCGGTGTCCCGTAAGCCGGAACTGGTCACGGTGATGATCGGCGCGAACGACGCGTGCCGTGCGACCGCCGCCGACATGACCCCGCTCGCCGACTTCCGCGCCGACTTCGAGGACGCGATGACCTCCCTGCGGGACAGCCTGCCCAGGACGCAGGTGTTCGTGGCGAGCGTGCCGGACCTGAAGCGGCTGTGGTCCAAGGGCCGTACGAACCCGGTCGGCAAGCAGGTCTGGAAGCTGGGTATCTGCCCGTCCATGCTGGCCGACCCCGACCTCCTCACCACGGCGGCCGGCCAGCGGCGCGACGCCGTCCAGGACCGGGTGGAGGAGTACAACGACATCCTGCGCGAGGTGTGCGCCGAGGACCGCTACTGCCGGTACGACGGGGACGCCGTCTTCGACTACCGCTTCGGGCAGACCCAGCTCAGCCAGTGGGACTGGTTCCATCCGAGCGTGGACGGGCAGGCCCGGCTGGCGGAGATCGCGTACCGGATCATCAGCAGGAAGGGCGCGTGA
- a CDS encoding DUF3145 domain-containing protein, whose product MTTRGVLYVHSAPRALCPHVEWAVAGVLGTRVNLDWIRQPAAPGTWRSEFSWQGEAGTASKLASALRGWQLLRFEVTAEPCATAEGERYSCTPDLGIFHAVTGIHGDILIPEDRLRAALTRSQRGETDLEAEIAKLLGKPWDDELEPFRHAGEGAPVRWLHQVV is encoded by the coding sequence GTGACGACACGTGGAGTCCTGTACGTGCACTCCGCGCCGCGTGCGCTGTGCCCGCACGTCGAGTGGGCCGTCGCGGGTGTTCTCGGGACGCGTGTGAACCTCGACTGGATCCGGCAGCCGGCCGCCCCGGGCACCTGGCGCTCCGAGTTCTCCTGGCAGGGCGAGGCCGGTACCGCCTCCAAGCTCGCGTCCGCGCTGCGCGGCTGGCAACTCCTCCGCTTCGAGGTCACCGCCGAGCCCTGCGCCACCGCCGAGGGCGAGCGCTACAGCTGCACCCCCGACCTCGGCATCTTCCACGCCGTCACCGGCATCCACGGCGACATCCTCATCCCCGAGGACCGCCTCCGGGCCGCCCTGACCCGCTCCCAGCGCGGCGAGACCGACCTGGAGGCCGAGATCGCCAAACTCCTCGGCAAGCCCTGGGACGACGAGTTGGAGCCGTTCCGCCACGCGGGAGAGGGCGCCCCGGTCCGCTGGCTGCACCAGGTGGTGTAG